AAGGCCAACATTATCGATAAAGCCATTAAACGCTCTTATTGTAGCAGCACCTCGACTAAACCCAAACATGAAAATACCATCACCAGCGTCGTAACGCCGAGCTAAAAACTCGTACAAATCCTTAACATTCGTTTCAAAACCAAATCCTAAAGCCCCAGAAAGACTCCTGATATATTTGTTTTTTTGCGTTCCTACCCCGTTGTCGTAAAAT
The sequence above is a segment of the Flavobacteriales bacterium genome. Coding sequences within it:
- a CDS encoding DUF2235 domain-containing protein, with the protein product MSKNIILCADGTGNEGGYTPDSNVYKMYNAIDIHNAAKEQITFYDNGVGTQKNKYIRSLSGALGFGFETNVKDLYEFLARRYDAGDGIFMFGFSRGAATIRAFNGFIDNVGL